One part of the Microbacterium aurugineum genome encodes these proteins:
- a CDS encoding glucose-6-phosphate isomerase translates to MTFSIHASGAARAAIDETVPSLVHDLVASRITGGDPTLWGTAAEAEASIRLGWVEAVSVSRPLVAEIVALRDDLHAKGVTRVVLAGMGGSSLAPEVIAQTAGMPLTILDSTAPGQVLAALDEGLEGTVLVVSSKSGSTVETDSQRRTFEAAFRDLGIDPVERIVVVTDPGSPLDASAREAGYRVFNADPNVGGRYSALTAFGLVPTGLAGVDIDELLNEAEASSLEVAVDSAENPALRLGAAIAATNPRRDKLGLITDGTHIKGLPDWIEQLIAESTGKDGTGILPVVLLPVSPELDPVPADLQIVRLVDDANEFHLHERYEGEILVSGTLGAQLIVWEYATAIAGHLLHINPFDQPDVESAKVAARGLLDARPEPTAPAFVENGVEVRVSDPALAASGTVEGVLDALWAQLPADGYVSIQAYVNRLEVPQLQGLRELVAADSGRPTTFGWGPRFLHSTGQYHKGGPAQGVFLQILERTDIDLEIPDRPFTFGQLIQAQAAGDAAVLAEHGRPVVTLTITESSDDVLALFEAAQK, encoded by the coding sequence ATGACGTTCTCCATCCACGCATCCGGAGCCGCGCGCGCCGCGATCGATGAGACGGTGCCGAGCCTCGTCCACGATCTCGTCGCTTCCCGCATCACCGGCGGAGATCCCACGCTCTGGGGTACCGCGGCAGAGGCGGAGGCGTCGATCCGGCTCGGATGGGTCGAGGCCGTCTCGGTCTCGCGCCCCCTCGTCGCCGAAATCGTCGCCCTGCGCGACGACCTCCACGCCAAAGGGGTCACGCGGGTCGTCCTGGCAGGCATGGGAGGCTCCTCGCTCGCTCCCGAGGTCATCGCACAAACCGCAGGGATGCCGCTGACCATCCTCGACTCGACCGCTCCCGGCCAGGTGCTCGCCGCCCTGGATGAAGGGCTCGAGGGCACCGTTCTGGTCGTGTCGTCGAAGTCCGGGTCCACGGTCGAGACCGACTCGCAGCGTCGTACCTTCGAGGCCGCTTTCCGCGACCTCGGCATCGACCCCGTGGAACGCATCGTCGTCGTGACCGACCCCGGTTCCCCGCTCGATGCGTCGGCGCGCGAAGCAGGGTACCGCGTCTTCAACGCCGACCCGAACGTCGGAGGGCGCTACTCAGCGCTCACAGCGTTCGGACTGGTGCCGACAGGTCTCGCGGGCGTCGACATCGACGAGCTGCTGAACGAAGCCGAGGCCTCGTCCCTCGAGGTGGCCGTCGACTCCGCCGAGAACCCGGCGCTCCGCCTCGGTGCGGCCATCGCCGCGACGAACCCCCGTCGCGACAAGCTCGGCCTGATCACGGACGGCACGCACATCAAGGGTCTGCCGGACTGGATCGAGCAGCTCATCGCCGAGTCCACCGGCAAGGACGGTACCGGTATCCTCCCGGTCGTCCTCCTTCCGGTCTCCCCGGAGCTCGACCCGGTGCCCGCCGACCTGCAGATCGTGCGGCTCGTCGACGACGCGAACGAGTTCCACCTGCACGAACGCTACGAGGGCGAGATCCTCGTCAGCGGGACGCTCGGCGCGCAGCTCATCGTCTGGGAGTACGCGACCGCGATCGCGGGCCACCTGCTGCACATCAACCCCTTCGATCAGCCCGATGTCGAATCGGCCAAGGTCGCCGCCCGTGGCCTTCTCGACGCACGCCCCGAGCCGACCGCCCCGGCCTTCGTCGAGAACGGCGTCGAGGTGCGTGTGTCCGACCCGGCACTCGCGGCCTCCGGCACCGTCGAGGGCGTCCTGGACGCACTCTGGGCGCAGCTCCCCGCCGACGGCTACGTGTCGATCCAGGCCTACGTCAACCGGCTCGAGGTGCCTCAGCTCCAGGGCCTGCGCGAACTGGTGGCCGCCGACTCCGGACGACCGACCACCTTCGGATGGGGTCCGCGGTTCCTGCACTCGACCGGCCAGTATCACAAGGGCGGTCCCGCGCAGGGGGTGTTCCTGCAGATCCTCGAGCGCACGGACATCGATCTCGAGATCCCGGATCGTCCCTTCACCTTCGGGCAGCTCATCCAGGCCCAGGCCGCCGGTGACGCCGCCGTGCTCGCCGAGCACGGACGTCCCGTCGTCACGCTGACGATCACCGAGTCCTCGGACGACGTGCTCGCCCTCTTCGAAGCCGCACAGAAGTAA
- the tal gene encoding transaldolase has protein sequence MSTPTAQLAAAGVSIWLDDLSRTRISSGNLAELISSRNIVGVTTNPTIFANAITDKNDTSYDAQVTELAASGASAEEAVFAATTQDVAAALDVFRPVWEASDHVDGRVSIEVSPDLAHDTAGTVAQAKELWAKIDRPNLLVKIPATKAGLPAISEAIGAGISVNVTLIFSLERYAEVIDAYLTGLETAKAAGIDLSTIHSVASFFVSRVDTETDKRLSAIGTDAAEALKSKAGLANARLAYELFEQSFAGDRAKNLLDAGANPQRPLWASTGVKDPALPDTLYVTELVAQGVVNTMPEKTLEATFDHGVVTGDTITGGYEEARAVFAGLAEVGIDFTDVTQVLEDEGVAKFIDSWHDLLTQVAEGLESQR, from the coding sequence ATGAGCACCCCCACCGCACAGCTCGCCGCCGCAGGTGTCAGCATCTGGCTCGACGACCTCTCCCGCACCCGCATCTCCTCCGGCAACCTCGCCGAGCTGATCTCGTCGCGCAACATCGTCGGAGTCACCACGAACCCGACGATCTTCGCGAACGCGATCACGGACAAGAACGACACCTCGTACGACGCGCAGGTGACCGAGCTCGCGGCATCCGGGGCGAGCGCCGAGGAGGCGGTCTTCGCCGCCACCACGCAGGACGTGGCCGCGGCACTCGACGTCTTCCGCCCGGTCTGGGAAGCGTCAGACCACGTCGACGGTCGTGTCTCGATCGAGGTCTCCCCCGACCTCGCCCACGACACCGCGGGCACCGTGGCACAGGCCAAGGAGCTGTGGGCGAAGATCGACCGCCCCAACCTGCTCGTCAAGATCCCGGCGACCAAGGCGGGTCTCCCGGCGATCTCCGAGGCGATCGGCGCCGGGATCAGCGTCAACGTCACGCTGATCTTCAGCCTCGAGCGCTACGCAGAGGTCATCGACGCCTACCTCACCGGACTCGAGACCGCGAAGGCAGCCGGCATCGACCTGTCGACCATCCACTCGGTCGCCTCGTTCTTCGTCTCCCGGGTCGACACCGAGACGGACAAGCGTCTCAGCGCCATCGGGACCGACGCCGCGGAGGCGCTCAAGAGCAAGGCGGGCCTGGCGAACGCCCGCCTCGCCTACGAGCTCTTCGAGCAGAGCTTCGCCGGTGACCGCGCCAAGAACCTGCTCGATGCCGGAGCCAACCCGCAGCGTCCGCTGTGGGCTTCGACGGGCGTCAAGGATCCCGCACTCCCCGACACCCTCTACGTGACCGAGCTCGTCGCTCAGGGCGTCGTCAACACGATGCCGGAGAAGACCCTCGAGGCGACGTTCGACCACGGCGTCGTCACCGGCGACACGATCACGGGCGGCTACGAAGAAGCCCGCGCCGTCTTCGCCGGACTCGCCGAGGTCGGCATCGACTTCACCGATGTCACCCAGGTGCTCGAGGACGAGGGCGTCGCGAAGTTCATCGACTCGTGGCACGATCTGCTGACGCAGGTCGCCGAAGGTCTGGAGTCCCAGCGATGA